The following proteins come from a genomic window of Nicotiana tomentosiformis chromosome 12, ASM39032v3, whole genome shotgun sequence:
- the LOC104116799 gene encoding S-adenosylmethionine synthase 3-like, with protein sequence MDTFLFTSESVNEGHPDKLCDQISDAVLDACLELDPESKVACETCTKTNLVMVFGEITTKANVDYEKIVRNTCRKIGFVSEDVGLDADNCKVLVYIEQQDPDIARAVHGHLTKHPEEIGAGDQGHMFGYATDETPEFMPLSHVLATKLGARLTEVRKNGTCPWLRPDGKTQVTVEYYNEFGAMVPVRVHTVLISTQHDETVTNDEIAQDIKEHVIKPVVPEKYLDEKTIFHINPSGRFVIGGPHGDAGLTGRKIIIDTYGGWGAHGGGSFSGKDPTKVDRSGAYVVRQAAKSVVANGLARRCIVQVSYAIGMPEPLSVFVDSYGTGKVSDKEILKIVKENFDFRPGMVAINLDLKRGGNDRYLKTAAYGHFGRDDPDFTWEFVKPLKWEKHQD encoded by the coding sequence ATGGACACTTTCCTTTTCACCTCTGAGTCTGTAAATGAGGGACACCCGGATAAGCTTTGTGATCAGATCTCTGATGCAGTTCTTGACGCTTGCCTTGAGCTAGATCCTGAGAGCAAGGTTGCCTGTGAGACTTGCACCAAAACCAACTTGGTCATGGTCTTTGGTGAGATCACAACCAAGGCCAATGTGGACTACGAGAAGATTGTGCGCAATACCTGTCGTAAAATTGGGTTTGTCTCTGAAGATGTGGGACTCGATGCTGACAACTGCAAGGTCCTTGTCTACATTGAGCAGCAAGATCCTGATATTGCTCGAGCTGTCCATGGCCATCTAACCAAACATCCGGAGGAGATTGGTGCTGGTGATCAGGGGCACATGTTTGGCTATGCCACTGACGAGACCCCTGAATTTATGCCTCTCAGCCATGTGCTTGCGACTAAACTAGGTGCCCGCCTCACTGAAGTCCGCAAGAATGGTACTTGTCCCTGGTTAAGGCCTGATGGCAAGACCCAAGTTACTGTCGAGTACTACAATGAGTTTGGTGCAATGGTTCCAGTTAGGGTCCACACTGTTCTCATTTCAACTCAGCATGATGAGACTGTTACAAATGATGAGATTGCACAAGATATTAAAGAGCATGTCATCAAGCCAGTCGTTCCTGAGAAGTACCTTGATGAGAAGACAATATTCCACATTAACCCATCTGGCCGATTTGTGATTGGTGGACCCCATGGTGATGCTGGTCTTACTGGTCGTAAGATCATCATCGACACCTATGGTGGTTGGGGTGCCCATGGTGGTGGTTCCTTCTCGGGAAAGGACCCAACCAAGGTTGATAGGAGTGGCGCATATGTTGTCAGGCAGGCTGCAAAGAGTGTTGTAGCAAATGGGCTAGCTCGCAGATGCATTGTGCAAGTTTCTTATGCCATTGGTATGCCTGAGCCATTGTCTGTATTTGTTGACAGCTATGGCACCGGCAAGGTCTCCGACAAGGAAATTTTGAAGATCGTTAAGGAGAACTTCGACTTCAGGCCTGGAATGGTTGCCATTAACTTGGATCTGAAGAGGGGTGGCAATGACAGATACTTGAAAACCGCTGCATATGGTCACTTTGGACGCGATGACCCTGACTTCACATGGGAATTTGTCAAGCCCCTCAAATGGGAAAAGCACCAAGATTAA